In one window of Bizionia sp. M204 DNA:
- a CDS encoding DUF6691 family protein: MRTGIYLVIGVIFGITMFKSEAASWFRIFEMFQFQSFHMYGIIGVALSLGLLMTFVIKRFKIKSFYGKTLQFEAKESGFKRYLIGGTLFGLGWALAGACPGPMYVLVGAGYWPILVVIASAILGTYVYGVLKDKLPH, from the coding sequence ATGAGAACAGGTATATATTTAGTAATAGGTGTGATTTTTGGAATCACCATGTTTAAATCGGAAGCGGCGTCATGGTTTCGTATTTTTGAAATGTTTCAATTCCAGTCTTTTCACATGTATGGCATTATAGGTGTGGCATTAAGTCTAGGTTTGTTGATGACGTTTGTTATAAAACGCTTCAAAATTAAATCGTTTTACGGTAAAACGCTTCAGTTTGAAGCAAAAGAAAGTGGCTTTAAGCGTTACCTAATTGGTGGAACACTTTTTGGATTAGGTTGGGCATTGGCGGGAGCTTGTCCTGGACCTATGTATGTTTTGGTAGGTGCAGGTTATTGGCCAATCTTGGTGGTTATTGCTTCGGCTATTTTAGGTACGTACGTATATGGCGTGCTTAAAGATAAGTTGCCGCATTAA
- a CDS encoding YeeE/YedE family protein — protein sequence MAFFLEPWPWYFSGFMIALVMFLLIMVDKRFGMSSNLRTICSMVGAGKRTDFFDFDWKSQRWNLVVVIGAVIGGFIASEYLSPSDTVAISNQTVADLNALGFDSAGTSYMPTELFGNDVFTDVKGLLVLIIGGFLVGFGARYAGGCTSGHAISGLSNLQLPSLITVIGFFLGGLIMVHVLFPLIF from the coding sequence ATGGCATTTTTCCTTGAACCTTGGCCTTGGTATTTCTCTGGCTTTATGATTGCATTAGTAATGTTTCTGCTCATTATGGTAGATAAACGCTTCGGAATGTCCTCTAACCTGCGTACAATTTGTAGTATGGTAGGTGCTGGAAAGCGTACAGATTTTTTCGATTTCGATTGGAAATCCCAACGTTGGAATTTAGTTGTGGTTATTGGAGCTGTCATTGGTGGCTTTATTGCTTCGGAATATTTATCACCTAGCGATACTGTGGCTATCAGTAATCAAACCGTCGCAGACTTAAATGCTTTAGGGTTTGATAGTGCTGGAACCAGTTATATGCCAACGGAATTGTTTGGAAATGATGTTTTTACGGATGTCAAAGGATTGTTAGTTTTAATTATTGGTGGTTTTTTAGTCGGATTTGGAGCGCGTTATGCTGGCGGTTGTACTTCTGGTCACGCTATTTCTGGTTTGAGTAACTTACAATTACCTTCATTAATTACGGTTATAGGTTTCTTTTTAGGAGGCTTGATAATGGTTCATGTATTATTCCCTTTAATTTTTTAA
- a CDS encoding sterol desaturase family protein, with protein MWNYINAFKDAILGTLNWTWNSIIFEVPWYTNYFWGLIVISLLVWGLEILFPWRKNQAIFRKDFWLDAFYMFFNFFIFAIIISGVYRFLEVAFADLGISMTSLALIDISIWPMWAQLLVFFIVLDFVQWFTHVLLHRFEVLWRFHQVHHSVKEMGFAAHLRYHWMENILYKPLKVFGVMILGGFEPEQAYIVHFIAISIGHFNHSNIKITYGPLKYILNNPVMHLYHHAYNLPEGKQFGMNYGISLSVWDYMFKTNYIPEDSGNVELGYEGDDTMPNTFIGQMKYGFSKKEKQV; from the coding sequence ATGTGGAATTATATTAACGCTTTTAAGGATGCCATTCTAGGAACTTTAAATTGGACTTGGAATTCTATTATTTTCGAAGTGCCTTGGTACACTAATTATTTTTGGGGATTAATTGTTATTTCGCTATTAGTTTGGGGATTAGAAATTTTATTTCCATGGCGAAAAAACCAGGCTATTTTTAGAAAAGATTTCTGGTTAGACGCGTTTTATATGTTTTTCAATTTCTTTATTTTCGCTATTATTATTAGTGGTGTTTATCGTTTTTTAGAAGTCGCTTTTGCAGATTTAGGTATTTCCATGACTAGTTTAGCATTAATAGACATCAGTATTTGGCCAATGTGGGCACAGTTACTTGTTTTCTTTATTGTTCTAGATTTCGTACAGTGGTTTACACATGTTTTATTGCATCGTTTTGAAGTCCTTTGGCGCTTTCACCAAGTACACCACAGCGTTAAAGAAATGGGGTTTGCTGCACATTTGCGCTACCATTGGATGGAGAATATTTTATACAAGCCATTAAAAGTTTTTGGTGTAATGATTTTGGGTGGCTTTGAACCTGAACAAGCTTACATAGTGCATTTTATTGCTATTTCTATTGGTCATTTTAATCATTCAAATATTAAAATTACCTATGGTCCGTTAAAGTATATTTTGAATAATCCAGTAATGCATTTATACCACCATGCTTATAATTTACCCGAAGGCAAACAATTTGGTATGAATTACGGAATTAGCTTAAGTGTTTGGGATTATATGTTTAAAACAAATTATATTCCTGAAGATAGTGGTAACGTTGAATTAGGCTATGAAGGTGATGACACCATGCCAAACACGTTTATAGGACAGATGAAATATGGTTTCTCTAAAAAGGAAAAACAAGTTTAA